A part of Myxococcus landrumus genomic DNA contains:
- a CDS encoding transposase, giving the protein MRSRGVSQRARPRRSCRRFNAWLGEARACGVRAVETFVEGLEQDGDAVRAALTPPWSNTQAEGQITKLKLLKRQMYGRANFDLLRRRVLLTV; this is encoded by the coding sequence GTGCGCTCGAGGGGCGTTTCACAGCGCGCAAGGCCAAGGCGGTCTTGTAGGCGCTTCAACGCGTGGTTGGGCGAGGCGCGTGCGTGCGGGGTACGCGCGGTGGAAACGTTTGTGGAGGGACTCGAACAGGACGGCGATGCCGTCCGGGCCGCCCTGACCCCTCCCTGGAGCAACACCCAAGCAGAGGGCCAAATCACGAAGCTCAAGCTGCTCAAGCGTCAGATGTATGGCCGCGCCAACTTCGACCTACTGCGTCGTCGAGTGCTGCTCACCGTTTGA
- a CDS encoding serine/threonine-protein kinase: MRNEHREKSAPGGHAEEVQVPSRDGESLPRLEDGVPATWPYEGDPTKAPPLEPGYTLLGRYTVLGTLGQGSMGVVLSVYDARLDRRVALKLLRPWSGGESRRDEEQARFVREAQAMARLSHPQVVAVYDAGTLEDGALFIAMEYVEGQTLRRWQQGRPWGEVLAQYLAAGQGLAAAHEAGLIHHDFKPDNVLVGQDGRARVTDFGLAWLESVSVDEPREVPAQLLPAQPAVALAPLTTRSSQWMGTPSYMADEQFRGQRGDARSDLYAFCVSLYEGLYGQLPFQGNTVAELRAAQRAGRVEPPEGSQVPAWVTRTLLQGLSADSAKRPASMKALLHALADDPEKKRRARPSRWALVGAAGAAAGLALWVWARPQEQGCGRMELRLSGVWDAAVRARLEQGFVATGAPSARATAERVVQGLEAYAGAWVRHRTALCLSASQEGRPKNSGLLVLEEACLERRRGQLRALTELLSQSPDTPLVSKAVEVVQALPPLDYCQDAKALTAAVPPPEDPVVRGKVEALQQQVDALRVLLDTHRVQEGLALANSLLPQVKAAGHASLEAQTLYLMAWMREGVGDYRATVEGLRESMVVAARGRDAYTLAQASNSLVWVTGNRLRRPHDALQMVPMAQSMVELADDDRIRAFASNSEGTILMAVGKHEQARQAFEHALALRKKVWGPEHWEVASTLHNLGLLFQSMGRVDEALKAHTLSLELRKKVLGPEHPRVAESLRDLGTTLQEMGRFEEALEAQTRALALKQKVLGSEHPSVADSLSARGHVLRDMGRAEEALEAYARVLELNLKLLGPESPLVAWALTDQGEALVELGRHAEAREKFTRAMAFQDKALAPDDLGRLWPLLGMGRLCLAEGKPAEAVPFLEGALKLTLVNERARVQFPLARALWDSHGDRARAIELATQARDYWSRVDRKADAERAAQWLKQHAPSRP; encoded by the coding sequence ATGAGGAACGAGCATCGGGAGAAGAGCGCTCCCGGCGGGCATGCCGAGGAGGTCCAGGTCCCTTCCCGCGACGGGGAGTCGCTGCCCAGGCTCGAAGACGGGGTGCCCGCCACCTGGCCTTATGAAGGGGATCCCACGAAGGCTCCACCCCTCGAGCCCGGCTACACGCTGCTGGGTCGCTACACGGTGCTGGGCACGCTGGGCCAGGGCAGCATGGGGGTGGTCCTGAGCGTGTATGATGCGCGGCTGGATCGGCGCGTGGCGCTCAAGCTGCTGCGACCCTGGAGCGGAGGAGAGAGCCGCCGCGACGAGGAGCAGGCCCGGTTCGTGCGCGAGGCACAGGCGATGGCCCGCCTGAGCCACCCCCAGGTGGTGGCGGTGTACGACGCGGGGACCTTGGAGGACGGCGCGCTCTTCATCGCCATGGAGTATGTGGAGGGGCAGACGCTGCGCCGATGGCAGCAGGGGCGCCCGTGGGGCGAGGTGCTGGCGCAGTACCTGGCAGCAGGGCAGGGGCTGGCCGCCGCCCACGAAGCGGGCCTCATCCACCATGACTTCAAGCCGGACAATGTCCTGGTGGGCCAGGACGGGCGGGCACGGGTGACGGACTTCGGCCTGGCCTGGCTCGAGTCCGTCTCGGTGGACGAGCCGCGCGAGGTCCCCGCGCAACTCCTCCCCGCGCAGCCGGCCGTGGCGCTCGCGCCGCTGACCACGCGCTCGAGCCAGTGGATGGGGACGCCGAGCTACATGGCGGACGAGCAGTTCCGAGGCCAACGGGGAGACGCGCGCAGCGACCTGTATGCCTTCTGCGTGTCCCTCTATGAGGGGCTGTACGGCCAGCTCCCCTTCCAGGGCAACACCGTGGCGGAACTGCGCGCGGCTCAGCGCGCGGGCAGGGTGGAGCCGCCGGAGGGCTCGCAGGTCCCCGCGTGGGTGACGCGCACGCTCCTCCAGGGGCTGAGCGCCGATTCGGCGAAGCGTCCTGCCTCCATGAAGGCGCTGCTGCACGCGCTGGCGGACGACCCGGAGAAGAAGCGGCGGGCGAGGCCCTCGCGCTGGGCCCTGGTCGGCGCGGCGGGGGCGGCGGCGGGGCTGGCCTTGTGGGTGTGGGCTCGCCCGCAGGAGCAGGGGTGTGGTCGCATGGAGCTGCGGCTGAGCGGAGTCTGGGATGCGGCGGTCAGGGCCCGGCTGGAGCAGGGGTTTGTCGCCACGGGGGCACCCTCCGCGCGGGCCACCGCCGAGCGGGTGGTGCAGGGGCTGGAGGCCTATGCGGGAGCCTGGGTGAGGCATCGCACCGCGCTGTGCCTGAGCGCGAGCCAGGAGGGGCGCCCGAAGAACTCGGGGCTGCTGGTGCTGGAGGAGGCCTGCCTGGAGCGCAGGCGCGGCCAACTGCGCGCGCTCACCGAGCTGTTGTCCCAGAGTCCAGACACCCCCCTGGTGAGCAAGGCGGTGGAGGTGGTGCAGGCCCTGCCGCCTCTGGATTACTGCCAGGACGCCAAGGCGCTCACCGCCGCGGTGCCGCCGCCGGAGGACCCGGTGGTGCGCGGGAAGGTGGAGGCGCTCCAGCAGCAGGTCGACGCCTTGCGGGTGCTGCTGGATACCCACCGTGTCCAGGAGGGGCTCGCGCTGGCGAACTCCCTGCTTCCCCAGGTGAAGGCGGCAGGCCACGCTTCGCTGGAGGCACAGACCCTCTACCTCATGGCATGGATGAGGGAAGGGGTAGGTGACTACCGAGCCACCGTGGAAGGCCTGCGCGAGTCCATGGTGGTGGCGGCCCGTGGCAGGGACGCCTATACGCTGGCACAGGCCTCGAACTCCCTGGTCTGGGTGACGGGCAACCGCCTGAGGCGGCCGCACGACGCGCTGCAGATGGTGCCCATGGCGCAGAGCATGGTGGAGCTGGCGGACGATGACCGCATCCGCGCCTTTGCCTCCAACAGCGAGGGCACCATCCTCATGGCCGTGGGCAAGCACGAGCAGGCACGGCAGGCGTTCGAGCACGCCCTGGCGCTGAGGAAGAAGGTGTGGGGCCCCGAGCACTGGGAGGTGGCCTCCACGCTCCACAACCTGGGCCTGCTGTTCCAGAGCATGGGCCGGGTGGACGAGGCGCTCAAGGCCCATACCCTCTCGCTGGAGCTGCGGAAGAAGGTGTTGGGCCCGGAGCACCCACGGGTGGCCGAGTCCCTCAGGGACCTGGGCACCACGCTCCAGGAGATGGGCCGGTTCGAGGAGGCGCTCGAGGCCCAGACGCGCGCCCTGGCGCTGAAGCAGAAGGTGCTGGGCTCCGAGCATCCGTCCGTGGCCGACTCGCTCAGCGCGCGAGGCCACGTGCTCCGCGACATGGGGAGGGCCGAGGAGGCGCTCGAGGCCTACGCGCGTGTGCTGGAGCTGAACCTGAAGCTGCTGGGCCCCGAGAGCCCGCTCGTCGCCTGGGCGCTCACGGACCAGGGCGAGGCGCTGGTGGAGCTGGGGCGCCACGCGGAGGCGCGGGAGAAGTTCACGCGCGCCATGGCCTTTCAGGACAAGGCTCTGGCGCCGGACGATCTGGGGCGCCTGTGGCCCCTGCTGGGGATGGGCCGGCTCTGTCTGGCCGAGGGCAAGCCCGCCGAGGCCGTGCCTTTCCTCGAGGGCGCCCTGAAGCTGACCTTGGTCAATGAGAGGGCGCGGGTTCAATTCCCGCTGGCACGCGCGCTCTGGGACTCCCACGGAGACAGGGCGCGCGCCATCGAGCTGGCCACCCAGGCCCGCGACTACTGGAGCCGCGTGGACCGGAAGGCGGACGCGGAGCGGGCCGCTCAGTGGCTGAAGCAGCACGCCCCGTCCAGGCCCTGA
- a CDS encoding HEAT repeat domain-containing protein: protein MRKSVNVGGKPFSKVLGVGLPLVLVSLLGLWGWASRSAAVAPSETSRSPQGAPAVTGLSPQSQGASPRPLAGTRAWIPGALYRYALNAEQKISFRPTQPGAQVLPGMRFILRGEWTVGIVSAEAERFDARVSLQLSSLTVEVGDNGPVAPNVQQNLTTALQLPFFLTHDASGRVTLTHFEKAADPLVRGILRSIVASSQFVVVGAPGATWTAEEFDTTGRYSAGYQRLEPSRFEKRKLSYSHVAFPQGLEPLGGQVRIDVSARSTFALEKDLWTSSLDAQERVEVEAGQTMPPTTYESSLSLSLLERRVDPTLMGAFLARRASLSSAAMSAFQGMEQDPMDQYRQVLGGKDFDTLIKELRALPEEPTARDEVRSIALERLRALFMLHPSEAAKVPDTIRAGMDPLAASPMLGALSAASTPEAIRALAEVTGDRSIPQDIRMDSVAALGVAKDPTAEGLEALRGVAGEEDGMLRDTASLALGNAAAQLTDTDPKGAENLVGELTRGYRSASTAEAQVGALNSLGNTRSPSALATLEDALQSQDPRVRQAALNALRIIQDPRADQLLSMHLLKDPAPEVRQAAVFASNFRPLAPLLPALAQALRMDPADGVRNEVIHLLGDQRALVPEALPLLAWASQHDANPDLRHAAAVFVNTPTTRSSSP from the coding sequence ATGCGCAAGTCGGTGAACGTGGGCGGCAAGCCCTTCAGCAAGGTCCTCGGGGTGGGGCTCCCCCTCGTTCTCGTGAGCCTGCTGGGGCTCTGGGGGTGGGCATCCCGGTCCGCCGCGGTGGCCCCCTCGGAGACGTCGCGGTCCCCCCAGGGCGCTCCCGCGGTGACGGGCCTGTCGCCGCAGTCCCAGGGCGCATCTCCCAGGCCCTTGGCGGGGACGCGGGCGTGGATCCCCGGGGCACTCTACCGCTACGCCCTGAACGCCGAGCAGAAGATCTCCTTCCGTCCCACCCAGCCTGGCGCGCAGGTGCTGCCCGGCATGAGGTTCATCCTCCGGGGCGAGTGGACCGTGGGGATCGTCTCAGCGGAGGCCGAGCGCTTCGACGCGCGGGTGAGCCTGCAGCTCTCCTCGCTGACGGTGGAGGTGGGCGACAATGGCCCTGTCGCCCCCAACGTCCAGCAAAACCTCACCACGGCGTTGCAGCTCCCCTTCTTCCTCACGCACGACGCGAGCGGTCGGGTGACGCTCACGCACTTCGAGAAGGCGGCCGACCCGCTCGTGCGAGGCATCCTCCGGTCCATCGTGGCGAGCTCCCAGTTCGTCGTGGTCGGAGCGCCGGGCGCCACCTGGACGGCGGAGGAGTTCGACACCACGGGGCGGTACAGCGCCGGATACCAGCGCCTGGAGCCGAGCCGCTTCGAGAAGCGCAAGCTGTCCTACTCCCACGTGGCGTTCCCGCAGGGGCTCGAGCCGCTGGGCGGGCAGGTCCGCATCGACGTGAGCGCCCGAAGCACCTTCGCGCTGGAGAAGGATCTCTGGACGAGCTCGCTCGATGCCCAGGAGCGGGTGGAGGTGGAGGCGGGACAGACCATGCCCCCCACCACCTATGAGTCTTCTCTGAGCCTGAGCCTGCTGGAGCGCCGCGTGGACCCGACGTTGATGGGCGCATTCTTGGCGCGCCGGGCCTCGCTGAGCTCCGCCGCCATGTCCGCCTTCCAGGGCATGGAGCAGGACCCGATGGACCAGTACCGCCAGGTGCTCGGCGGCAAGGACTTCGACACGCTCATCAAGGAGCTGCGCGCGCTCCCGGAGGAGCCCACGGCTCGTGACGAGGTGCGCTCCATTGCCCTGGAGCGGCTGCGCGCGCTCTTCATGCTCCACCCCTCCGAGGCCGCGAAGGTCCCCGACACCATCCGCGCGGGCATGGACCCCCTCGCGGCCAGCCCCATGCTCGGCGCGCTCTCCGCGGCCAGCACCCCCGAGGCCATTCGGGCCCTGGCGGAGGTCACGGGTGATCGCTCCATCCCCCAGGACATCCGCATGGACTCAGTGGCCGCGCTGGGCGTGGCGAAGGACCCCACGGCGGAGGGCCTCGAGGCCCTTCGCGGCGTGGCGGGCGAAGAGGACGGGATGCTGCGCGACACGGCCAGTCTGGCGCTCGGCAACGCCGCGGCCCAGTTGACCGACACCGACCCCAAGGGCGCGGAGAACCTGGTCGGCGAGCTCACCCGTGGCTATCGCTCCGCCTCCACCGCGGAGGCGCAGGTGGGGGCGCTCAACAGCCTGGGCAACACCCGCTCGCCGAGCGCGCTCGCCACGCTGGAGGACGCGCTCCAGTCGCAGGATCCCCGGGTGCGCCAGGCCGCGCTCAATGCGCTGCGCATCATCCAGGACCCTCGCGCTGACCAGCTCCTCTCCATGCATCTTCTCAAGGACCCAGCCCCGGAGGTCCGCCAGGCCGCCGTCTTCGCCAGCAACTTCCGGCCCCTGGCGCCCCTGCTGCCCGCCCTGGCGCAGGCGCTGCGCATGGACCCCGCGGACGGGGTGAGGAACGAGGTGATCCACCTGCTGGGTGACCAGCGTGCCCTGGTGCCTGAGGCCCTGCCCTTGTTGGCCTGGGCCAGCCAGCACGACGCGAACCCGGACCTCCGACATGCGGCCGCGGTCTTCGTCAACACGCCCACGACGCGCAGCTCCTCTCCGTAA
- a CDS encoding Hint domain-containing protein: MALVVAMVLPIQVQAQPLLLGRCTIDNLSTSDMAKQRVEWARKCALNQNVGHPGAAFNTGLSSASGGTLKDYLEADLERNSVGEGSFAGSNFQVNNAAMFALFNSGPTYQAVDTDGYQQWSRDSWRRKGRPLYPTFGTTADIADGDNRQLFPHKELANCGLYFDKESTEPAFTAFYVNGYCESACYTAEQKILFADGALPIREAMEALREDLMTLTPDSTFDALRLQPNLTYSYTRELRDAEHTLLVITARSGGQLRLTLEHPVITGEGRIVQAQTLKVGDALVKADGTLDSIVDILKTPFFGKVYNLAPVTTDRVSNILVAQGYLVGSVRFQNDEVGYLNRIILYRSIPADVLPQVESP, encoded by the coding sequence ATGGCCCTAGTGGTGGCGATGGTGTTGCCAATACAAGTGCAGGCGCAGCCGCTCCTGCTGGGGCGATGCACCATCGACAACCTGTCGACGAGTGACATGGCGAAGCAGCGAGTCGAGTGGGCTCGCAAGTGCGCGCTGAACCAGAACGTCGGGCACCCGGGGGCTGCGTTCAACACGGGCCTGAGCTCCGCGAGCGGTGGGACGCTGAAGGACTATCTGGAGGCGGACCTGGAGCGGAACTCGGTGGGAGAGGGCTCGTTCGCGGGCTCGAACTTCCAGGTGAACAACGCGGCCATGTTCGCGCTCTTCAACTCGGGCCCCACCTACCAGGCGGTGGACACCGACGGCTACCAGCAGTGGTCACGCGACTCGTGGCGGAGGAAGGGCCGCCCGCTCTACCCCACCTTCGGCACGACGGCCGACATCGCCGATGGGGACAACCGCCAGCTCTTCCCTCACAAGGAGCTGGCGAACTGCGGGCTCTACTTCGACAAGGAGAGCACCGAGCCGGCCTTCACCGCCTTCTATGTGAACGGCTACTGCGAGTCGGCCTGCTACACCGCCGAGCAGAAGATCCTCTTCGCCGATGGCGCCCTCCCCATCCGCGAGGCGATGGAGGCGCTGCGTGAGGACCTGATGACGCTGACGCCGGACTCCACGTTCGATGCGCTCCGGCTCCAGCCGAACCTCACCTACAGCTACACGCGAGAGCTCCGGGACGCGGAGCACACGCTCCTCGTCATCACCGCCCGGTCTGGCGGACAGCTCCGCCTCACCCTCGAGCACCCGGTCATCACCGGCGAGGGCCGCATTGTGCAGGCGCAGACCCTCAAGGTGGGCGACGCGTTGGTGAAGGCCGACGGCACCCTGGATTCCATCGTGGACATCCTGAAGACCCCCTTCTTCGGCAAGGTCTACAACCTCGCGCCGGTGACGACGGATCGGGTGTCCAACATCCTCGTGGCCCAGGGCTACCTGGTGGGCTCCGTGCGGTTCCAGAACGACGAGGTGGGCTACCTCAACCGCATCATCCTCTACCGGAGCATTCCCGCCGACGTGCTCCCCCAGGTGGAGAGCCCATGA
- a CDS encoding S8 family serine peptidase yields the protein MRSVKSLSRCITLGLILASVGVLAAPPQKSGPGRLMRADNPVTGEYLVVLKEKPGRGLSSMTAKAGALARQYGARVLTTHETAFRGFLVSASEEQAQALAEAPQVEYVLENGIVQPSGIQSPADWNLDRIDQETLPLDNSYLAEDATGVNVYIIDSGIRASHLEFEGRAQLEFNAVLDQPGNDVTGHGTAVAGIIGGKTHGIAKKVNLLAVKAFNEFGTTVDRLVTALEWVANNARTPAIVNLSFTASSEIPAIDAAVDVVAMNPGLVVVIAAGNANIDACGCSPARLQPDAVHPFRTRIITVGAIDESQTRWVGMTNASNKGGCLDLWAPGANLRSVSSTSDTDSTFFPLEGTSFAAPHVSGVAAVLLANGVAPADIPARLINDASVGQVQLDFGDTSSPNLLLYKRPHATPLVNGTGVSVSDVAGGRQNFKLDVPAGRPSVTFSISGGTGDADLYIRHGKFPELHAYQCRPLRKGNNETCVVNNPAGGTWLIQLGAFSTYATTLKGQY from the coding sequence ATGCGAAGCGTGAAGAGCTTGAGCAGGTGTATCACCCTGGGCCTCATCCTGGCCTCGGTGGGGGTGCTCGCCGCGCCGCCTCAGAAGTCAGGGCCGGGCCGGTTGATGCGGGCCGACAACCCCGTGACGGGCGAGTACCTGGTGGTGCTGAAGGAGAAGCCCGGGCGCGGTCTGTCGAGCATGACGGCGAAGGCGGGCGCACTGGCCAGGCAGTACGGTGCGCGCGTCCTCACCACCCATGAGACGGCCTTCCGTGGCTTCCTCGTCTCCGCCAGCGAGGAGCAGGCCCAGGCGCTCGCCGAGGCGCCTCAGGTGGAATACGTCCTGGAGAATGGCATCGTCCAACCCTCGGGCATCCAGAGCCCCGCGGACTGGAACCTGGATCGGATCGACCAGGAAACCCTCCCCCTGGACAACAGCTACCTGGCCGAGGACGCGACAGGCGTCAATGTCTACATCATCGACTCGGGCATCCGGGCGTCACACCTGGAGTTCGAGGGGCGCGCCCAGCTCGAGTTCAACGCGGTCCTCGACCAGCCTGGGAATGACGTCACCGGGCATGGCACCGCCGTCGCGGGGATCATCGGTGGCAAGACACATGGCATCGCCAAGAAGGTCAACCTTCTCGCGGTGAAGGCGTTCAACGAGTTCGGGACGACCGTGGATCGCCTGGTGACGGCGCTGGAGTGGGTGGCGAACAACGCCAGAACGCCGGCCATCGTCAACCTGAGCTTCACCGCCTCGAGCGAGATTCCGGCCATCGATGCCGCCGTGGATGTCGTCGCGATGAACCCCGGGCTCGTCGTGGTGATCGCCGCGGGCAACGCGAACATCGACGCCTGCGGCTGTTCGCCGGCCCGCCTCCAGCCGGATGCGGTCCACCCCTTCCGGACGCGCATCATCACGGTGGGCGCGATCGACGAGAGCCAGACGCGCTGGGTGGGCATGACCAACGCGTCCAACAAGGGAGGGTGTCTGGACCTCTGGGCTCCGGGCGCGAACCTCCGCTCCGTGAGCTCGACCAGTGACACAGACTCGACCTTCTTCCCGCTCGAGGGGACCTCCTTCGCCGCGCCACACGTGAGCGGCGTGGCGGCCGTCCTGCTGGCCAACGGCGTCGCTCCCGCCGACATCCCCGCGCGACTCATCAACGACGCGAGCGTGGGGCAGGTGCAGCTGGACTTCGGTGACACGAGCTCACCCAACCTGCTGCTGTACAAGCGTCCTCACGCCACGCCCCTTGTCAATGGCACGGGCGTGAGCGTGTCCGACGTCGCGGGTGGCCGACAGAACTTCAAGCTGGACGTCCCCGCGGGCCGGCCCTCGGTGACGTTCTCCATCTCCGGGGGCACCGGGGACGCGGACCTCTACATCCGCCACGGCAAGTTCCCGGAGCTACACGCCTACCAGTGCCGTCCGCTGCGCAAGGGCAACAACGAGACCTGCGTGGTGAACAACCCCGCGGGGGGTACCTGGCTCATCCAACTGGGAGCCTTCTCCACCTACGCCACCACCTTGAAGGGTCAATACTGA
- a CDS encoding RCC1 domain-containing protein codes for MKSWNVLWTSTLALVVACGVPAGEDVSVSNETLATQESALCVGVSFDSLEVEGVSSFAGELAGAGSWVVGNGANAVYLEYTVDGVDHGFDERVGEQGEWFFSEAAAGLGCGVHSFVVKASPMIIDSNGNRAKCGISREVLRNFVQFCPSVNPGGYHTLEVKSGGSLWAWGYNSSGQLGNGQRTQRNAPTRVRGLNQVVSASAGAEHSVAVKEDGSVWTWGSNAYGQLGDGTTTMRAVPVQVPELSDVVAVAAAGSRTVALKADGTVWTWGINSSGELGNGTTNNSLSPIQVPNLSGVTSIAAGLWHTLAVKKDGSAWSWGSNTYGQLGDGTTLNRLRPVLVASLTGVRALSGGIVHTAAVKWDGTAWGWGYNSAGQLGNGTTTNSSIPVQVAVLTQAVEIDAGGYHTLAKRLDGTLYAWGDNYYGALGTGNTLSSSVPVQVPLAGVRSFGAGYYSSVAERKKVNMSQVHTLFAWGYNTNGELGDGTTTQRSSPAAVVVSGIVKTAGGNAHSVALGAGGTVWTWGYNAHGQLGNGTTTQVVTPTQIPGLSGVIDVEAGVNHTVALSADGTVATWGYNSYGQLGDGTTTNQLTPQSVPALDGVTAIAAGSTHTVALKADGTVWAWGSNLYGQLGDGTFTHRSSPVQVPSLENVVSIAAGYFHTVAVKADGTLWVWGYGPLGQLGLGTTTNHSVPMQVPGLGHAIAIAAGGYHTVALLTSGQVWTWGYNASGQLGDATTTQRFSPVQVPGLTNVIALTAGGYFTAVLKRDGSVWAFGYNPNGQLGDGTTISRSTPTATLLTSVVDLSSGDNHMMGLRKDAFVRACGSNSAGQLGDGTTTQRPTPVQVTNLPGDGSIVIPGGGGVGMGLH; via the coding sequence ATGAAGAGCTGGAACGTGTTGTGGACGTCGACCCTTGCGCTCGTGGTGGCGTGTGGTGTGCCCGCCGGCGAGGACGTGAGCGTGTCGAATGAGACGCTGGCCACCCAGGAGTCGGCGCTGTGCGTGGGAGTGAGCTTCGACTCGCTCGAGGTGGAGGGGGTGAGCTCCTTCGCGGGAGAGCTGGCGGGAGCAGGCTCCTGGGTGGTGGGCAACGGCGCCAACGCGGTGTACCTGGAGTACACCGTGGACGGCGTGGACCACGGCTTCGATGAGCGCGTCGGAGAGCAGGGGGAGTGGTTCTTCAGCGAGGCCGCGGCGGGACTCGGCTGTGGGGTGCATTCCTTCGTGGTGAAGGCCTCCCCGATGATCATCGACAGCAATGGCAACCGCGCCAAGTGCGGCATCTCCCGGGAGGTGCTCCGCAACTTCGTCCAGTTCTGCCCGAGCGTGAACCCGGGCGGCTACCACACGCTAGAGGTGAAGTCGGGCGGCAGCTTGTGGGCCTGGGGCTACAACTCCTCCGGCCAACTGGGCAACGGGCAGAGGACCCAGCGCAACGCGCCGACGCGGGTGAGGGGCTTGAACCAGGTCGTCTCCGCTTCGGCTGGAGCCGAGCACTCGGTGGCGGTGAAAGAGGACGGGAGCGTGTGGACGTGGGGCTCCAACGCTTACGGCCAGCTCGGAGACGGCACCACCACGATGCGCGCGGTGCCTGTGCAGGTGCCGGAGCTGAGCGACGTCGTCGCGGTGGCGGCCGCCGGCTCACGGACGGTGGCGCTGAAGGCGGATGGGACCGTGTGGACCTGGGGAATCAACTCCTCGGGAGAGCTCGGGAACGGGACCACCAACAACAGCTTGTCCCCCATCCAGGTGCCCAACCTCAGCGGTGTCACCAGCATCGCCGCGGGCTTGTGGCACACGTTGGCGGTGAAGAAGGACGGAAGCGCCTGGAGCTGGGGGAGCAACACCTACGGACAGCTCGGGGATGGGACCACCCTCAACAGGTTGAGGCCCGTGCTGGTGGCGAGCCTCACCGGCGTCCGCGCGCTCTCCGGAGGCATCGTCCACACGGCCGCCGTGAAGTGGGACGGCACGGCGTGGGGCTGGGGCTACAACAGCGCGGGTCAGCTGGGCAACGGGACGACCACCAACAGCTCCATCCCGGTGCAGGTGGCGGTGCTCACCCAAGCCGTCGAGATTGATGCGGGCGGTTATCACACCCTGGCCAAGCGGCTGGATGGCACCTTGTATGCCTGGGGCGACAACTACTACGGCGCGCTGGGCACCGGGAACACCCTCAGCAGCTCCGTGCCGGTGCAGGTCCCGCTCGCGGGGGTGCGCTCGTTCGGCGCGGGCTACTACTCCTCCGTGGCCGAGCGGAAGAAGGTGAACATGTCCCAGGTGCACACCCTGTTTGCGTGGGGCTACAACACCAACGGCGAGCTCGGTGATGGGACCACCACCCAGCGCTCCTCCCCCGCGGCCGTCGTGGTCAGCGGAATCGTGAAGACCGCTGGCGGCAATGCTCACTCGGTGGCCCTGGGGGCCGGTGGGACGGTCTGGACCTGGGGCTACAATGCCCATGGCCAGCTCGGCAACGGGACGACCACCCAGGTCGTCACGCCCACGCAGATCCCGGGCCTGAGCGGCGTCATCGACGTGGAGGCGGGGGTCAACCACACGGTGGCGCTGAGCGCGGACGGAACCGTGGCCACCTGGGGCTACAACTCCTATGGCCAGCTCGGCGACGGGACGACCACCAACCAGCTCACACCGCAGTCCGTGCCGGCGCTGGACGGCGTCACCGCCATCGCCGCGGGCTCCACGCACACGGTGGCGCTGAAGGCGGATGGCACCGTGTGGGCCTGGGGCTCCAACCTCTACGGCCAGCTCGGAGACGGGACCTTCACCCATCGCTCCTCGCCGGTGCAGGTGCCGTCCCTCGAGAATGTCGTCTCCATCGCCGCGGGCTACTTCCACACGGTGGCGGTGAAGGCGGATGGCACCCTGTGGGTCTGGGGCTACGGCCCCCTCGGGCAGTTGGGCCTCGGGACGACCACCAACCACTCCGTGCCGATGCAGGTCCCCGGACTCGGTCATGCCATCGCCATCGCCGCGGGCGGCTACCACACGGTGGCGCTGCTGACGAGCGGCCAGGTGTGGACGTGGGGTTACAACGCCTCCGGCCAGCTCGGCGATGCGACGACCACCCAGCGCTTCTCGCCAGTGCAGGTCCCCGGCCTCACCAATGTCATCGCGCTCACCGCGGGGGGGTACTTCACGGCGGTGTTGAAGCGGGACGGCTCGGTGTGGGCCTTTGGCTACAACCCCAACGGCCAGCTCGGAGATGGGACGACGATCTCGCGCAGCACTCCCACCGCGACGCTCCTGACCTCCGTCGTGGACCTCTCCTCGGGCGACAACCACATGATGGGGCTGCGCAAGGACGCCTTCGTCCGGGCCTGCGGCTCCAACAGCGCCGGCCAGCTCGGCGACGGGACGACCACCCAGCGCCCGACGCCGGTGCAGGTGACGAACCTCCCAGGTGATGGGAGCATCGTCATCCCAGGGGGCGGTGGCGTCGGCATGGGCCTTCACTGA